One genomic window of Vibrio natriegens NBRC 15636 = ATCC 14048 = DSM 759 includes the following:
- a CDS encoding aldehyde dehydrogenase family protein, with translation MTHYLNYIDGEWCDSEQTLTVMNPGTAEPYATIAEANIADADRAMAAARRVVNQGLLSDVRPAVRTEWMLKAAAAIREMVDEGGLVACRENGKSLQDAKDEFIESARYFEYYAGMADKLEGTSIPLGKDYVDFTQYVPFGVSVQIVPWNFPVSICARSLAPALAAGNAVVIKSPEISPLAMTLLIKAIEKAGFPKGTINLLCGKGSVVGSHLVQHQEVDQIVFTGSVPTGQRILKDSAHRATPSVMELGGKSAAIALKDVNLDLLLKSVQVGIYFNAGQVCSAMSRLLVHKDRYEEVKAAVVSMAEGLSIGQGESQPDITPLVSADQQARVLEMIEQARADGANILTGGYAPDLSGYFVAPTVIEATPDMRIAQEEVFGPVLVVMPFETEQEAVAMANGTEFGLVAGVFGESMNQTLRVAQQLRGGQVFINEWFAGGIETPFGGVGLSGFGREKGQEAIYSYVHTRNIAIRLQQ, from the coding sequence ATGACTCATTACCTAAATTACATTGATGGTGAGTGGTGTGACTCAGAGCAAACCCTCACGGTTATGAACCCAGGTACAGCGGAACCGTACGCGACGATAGCTGAAGCTAATATTGCTGACGCTGATCGTGCGATGGCAGCAGCTCGTCGAGTTGTGAATCAAGGGCTCCTTTCGGATGTTCGTCCAGCAGTAAGAACTGAGTGGATGCTAAAAGCGGCGGCGGCTATTCGTGAAATGGTCGATGAAGGCGGGTTAGTGGCATGTCGTGAAAATGGCAAATCACTACAAGATGCGAAAGATGAGTTCATCGAATCGGCACGTTACTTCGAATACTACGCAGGCATGGCGGACAAACTAGAAGGCACTTCAATCCCACTGGGGAAAGATTACGTCGACTTCACTCAATATGTACCGTTTGGCGTAAGTGTACAGATAGTTCCTTGGAATTTTCCGGTATCCATTTGTGCGCGTTCGCTCGCGCCCGCTTTAGCTGCCGGTAACGCAGTAGTGATTAAATCGCCAGAGATTTCACCACTGGCAATGACCTTATTGATTAAAGCCATCGAAAAAGCCGGTTTTCCGAAAGGCACCATCAACTTGCTTTGTGGTAAAGGCTCAGTGGTTGGTAGTCACTTAGTGCAGCACCAGGAGGTCGACCAAATCGTCTTTACTGGTTCGGTTCCAACTGGCCAGCGAATTCTAAAAGATTCGGCGCACAGAGCAACGCCATCGGTAATGGAACTGGGTGGTAAATCTGCGGCTATCGCGCTGAAAGATGTCAATCTGGACTTACTACTGAAAAGCGTTCAGGTCGGTATCTACTTTAATGCCGGTCAGGTTTGTTCGGCTATGTCTCGATTGCTGGTTCACAAAGACCGCTATGAAGAAGTGAAAGCCGCAGTGGTATCAATGGCTGAAGGACTTTCAATTGGTCAAGGCGAAAGCCAGCCTGATATCACACCGTTGGTTTCTGCTGATCAGCAAGCACGAGTGCTGGAAATGATCGAGCAAGCACGAGCAGATGGCGCGAACATCCTTACAGGTGGTTATGCACCGGATTTGTCTGGCTACTTTGTCGCGCCGACAGTCATTGAAGCCACACCAGACATGCGTATTGCGCAGGAAGAAGTGTTTGGTCCTGTACTGGTGGTCATGCCATTTGAAACCGAGCAAGAAGCTGTGGCAATGGCCAATGGTACAGAGTTTGGCTTAGTTGCTGGCGTATTTGGTGAGAGCATGAACCAAACCTTGCGCGTTGCTCAACAGCTACGTGGCGGACAAGTGTTTATTAACGAGTGGTTTGCTGGTGGCATAGAAACCCCATTTGGCGGTGTCGGGCTGTCCGGTTTTGGACGAGAAAAAGGGCAAGAAGCGATTTATAGCTATGTCCATACGCGCAACATCGCTATTCGTTTGCAGCAATAG
- a CDS encoding NAD(P)/FAD-dependent oxidoreductase: MIHLPNDDATCGWYHALPKTPAKPSLQGNINADYVVLGAGFAGLAMARRLAEHEPDARILLIDAQRIGQGASGRNSGFVIDLPHKFSLEHPDPAHKQKLLALNRSAIGQLDCLISKYNIDCQWSAKGKYQGAVGERGEAYLDHFEHLMKDLGEPYFHVDRAELAKVLGTNYYSRAIYTPGGYLMQPAALVHGLGESLPDNVEVLENSPIRRLSKENDNWVLHGDKGSVRTPELLLGTSIFTREFGYLKNRLLPVMTFASWTRPLTDAEMQRYGGELNWGLTPADHAGTTLRMTADRRILIRNTYKHVPKYGSSVSDKMRQSIQEDHRQVFLARYPELADVPFTHTWGGVYAISRNFTNFFGQLDKGVYASACDNGVGAAWGTVSGTLLADYAVGATSKLLDDIQQVTGMPSLNPPEPFLGMGVRSRIQLAKWQSRSEL, from the coding sequence ATGATTCATTTACCAAACGATGATGCAACATGTGGCTGGTATCATGCGCTACCAAAAACGCCAGCAAAACCTTCGTTGCAAGGGAATATAAATGCAGATTACGTGGTATTGGGCGCTGGGTTTGCGGGTCTTGCGATGGCGAGACGTTTAGCTGAGCATGAACCTGATGCACGAATTCTCTTGATTGATGCGCAGCGCATAGGTCAGGGAGCCTCAGGGAGAAATTCTGGATTTGTGATCGACTTACCGCATAAGTTTTCTTTAGAGCATCCGGACCCAGCTCATAAGCAGAAGTTACTGGCGTTAAACCGTTCTGCGATCGGTCAATTAGATTGTTTGATCAGCAAATACAATATTGATTGCCAGTGGTCCGCAAAAGGTAAATATCAGGGCGCTGTTGGAGAAAGGGGCGAGGCTTATCTCGATCACTTTGAGCACTTGATGAAAGACTTGGGCGAACCGTATTTCCACGTGGATCGAGCAGAACTTGCAAAAGTACTCGGTACAAATTACTACAGCCGAGCCATTTACACTCCAGGTGGTTATTTAATGCAGCCAGCAGCACTAGTTCACGGTTTGGGTGAGAGCTTGCCTGATAACGTAGAAGTGCTAGAAAACTCTCCTATTCGCCGCCTGAGTAAAGAGAATGACAATTGGGTGTTGCATGGCGATAAAGGTTCAGTTCGCACTCCAGAATTGTTACTAGGAACCAGCATTTTTACTCGAGAGTTTGGCTACCTGAAAAATCGACTGCTTCCGGTGATGACGTTCGCGAGTTGGACACGTCCTCTGACGGACGCCGAAATGCAGCGTTATGGTGGTGAACTAAACTGGGGGCTGACTCCGGCTGACCATGCGGGGACGACGCTTCGTATGACAGCGGATCGCCGAATACTGATTCGTAATACTTACAAACACGTACCTAAGTATGGCTCAAGTGTTAGTGACAAAATGAGGCAGAGTATTCAAGAAGATCATCGTCAAGTGTTTTTGGCCCGTTATCCAGAACTTGCCGATGTACCTTTTACTCACACGTGGGGTGGTGTTTATGCCATCTCTCGAAATTTCACCAATTTCTTTGGTCAGCTCGACAAAGGGGTGTATGCCAGTGCTTGTGACAATGGCGTTGGGGCCGCATGGGGAACAGTTTCCGGCACTTTACTTGCGGATTATGCAGTAGGGGCGACCTCCAAACTTCTGGATGACATTCAACAAGTAACCGGTATGCCTAGCCTGAATCCGCCAGAGCCGTTTTTGGGTATGGGAGTGAGGAGTCGTATTCAATTAGCTAAGTGGCAAAGCCGGAGTGAATTATGA
- a CDS encoding cupin domain-containing protein — MKQVKLVDSKTLDFNVRGDTPGMAYVARALSPEISPNIGVGFAKWEGAEVAWTVLYDEVVFVIEGCFELTANGETHFVRPGQMLWIPEGTELVYGGHALFGYVVHPGNWKELHGIE, encoded by the coding sequence ATGAAGCAAGTAAAACTCGTAGATAGCAAAACACTCGACTTCAACGTGCGCGGTGATACTCCTGGCATGGCTTATGTAGCAAGAGCGCTCAGCCCGGAAATTTCACCAAATATTGGTGTTGGATTTGCTAAGTGGGAAGGCGCAGAAGTTGCGTGGACAGTACTTTATGATGAAGTGGTTTTCGTCATAGAAGGGTGTTTTGAACTGACCGCAAATGGAGAAACCCATTTTGTTCGCCCCGGACAAATGCTTTGGATTCCTGAAGGTACCGAGTTAGTTTATGGCGGACACGCGTTATTTGGTTATGTTGTACACCCGGGAAACTGGAAGGAACTGCACGGAATCGAATAA
- the azu gene encoding azurin, with amino-acid sequence MSLRLLAATFALVGVSFGAQASAECEVSLDANDMMQFSTKTLSVPATCSEVTLTLNHTGKMPAQSMGHNVVIADTANIQAVGTDGMNAGADNNYVKPDDERVYAHTDVVGGGESTSITFSTEKMTAGGDYSFFCSFPGHWAVMQGKFEFK; translated from the coding sequence ATGTCTTTACGTTTATTAGCAGCAACCTTTGCACTTGTTGGAGTAAGCTTTGGCGCACAAGCCAGTGCCGAGTGTGAAGTATCTCTGGATGCTAACGATATGATGCAGTTTTCTACCAAAACTCTGAGTGTTCCGGCAACGTGTAGCGAAGTAACGTTGACTCTGAACCACACTGGTAAAATGCCAGCGCAGTCAATGGGTCACAACGTTGTTATTGCAGATACAGCGAACATTCAAGCCGTCGGCACCGATGGTATGAACGCAGGTGCGGATAATAACTACGTGAAGCCTGATGACGAGCGTGTCTATGCTCACACCGACGTCGTTGGTGGCGGCGAAAGTACAAGTATCACTTTCAGCACAGAAAAAATGACCGCGGGCGGTGACTACTCTTTCTTCTGTTCATTCCCTGGCCACTGGGCAGTCATGCAAGGCAAGTTTGAATTCAAATAA
- a CDS encoding HAD family hydrolase, with amino-acid sequence MNYHAAIFDMDGLLLDTERVCMRVFQEACEVQQLPFYTEVYLSIIGRNAAGIEAIFRKAYGNDLDRLHQEWRTRYNAVVKHQAIPVKEGVVELLEWLKEQSLPIAVATSTAKDVAKIKLELAGLSKYIDNLTTGCEVSNGKPDPEIYLLAANRLNVEPTKCLAFEDSNNGVRAAVAANMSTYQIPDLVEPCDEVRQFGHSIVPSLHDVLKELKQTR; translated from the coding sequence ATGAATTATCACGCTGCTATTTTTGATATGGACGGTTTGCTTCTTGATACTGAGCGTGTCTGTATGCGCGTGTTCCAAGAAGCCTGCGAAGTACAACAACTTCCTTTTTACACGGAAGTATACCTGTCAATCATTGGGCGTAATGCCGCAGGTATTGAAGCCATTTTCCGCAAAGCTTATGGAAATGATCTGGACCGCCTGCATCAAGAATGGCGAACCCGTTACAACGCTGTAGTCAAGCACCAGGCGATTCCTGTAAAAGAGGGCGTCGTTGAACTGCTAGAATGGCTGAAAGAGCAGAGTTTACCTATCGCCGTTGCGACATCGACAGCTAAGGATGTCGCTAAGATCAAACTTGAACTGGCAGGGTTGAGCAAATATATCGACAACCTGACGACAGGTTGTGAAGTAAGCAATGGTAAACCTGACCCGGAAATCTACTTACTTGCTGCCAACAGACTGAATGTTGAACCGACTAAGTGCCTGGCTTTTGAAGATTCAAACAATGGTGTGCGTGCCGCTGTCGCTGCTAATATGTCGACTTATCAGATCCCAGATTTGGTAGAGCCATGTGACGAAGTACGCCAATTCGGTCATTCTATCGTCCCTTCGCTACACGATGTTCTGAAAGAATTGAAACAAACTCGATAA
- a CDS encoding NAD(P)-dependent oxidoreductase, translating into MEKQRVAFIGLGVMGYPMAGYLSKAGYETKVYNRTKAKADQWAEEYNGVACETPAQAAEGCDIVFTCVGNDDDVRSVVYGEEGLLVGLKPGAVLVDHTTTSADLAVELADACTKVGNHFIDAPVSGGQAGAENGVLTIMCGGDSNVFEQVAPAMDVYAKQITLLGENGQGQRCKMVNQICIAGVLQGLSEALLLAQKSGLDIEQVVETLKHGAAGSWQMENRAKTMAQDKFDFGFAIDWMRKDLGFCLKEAERVGLQLPLTQMVDQQYADLQLDGLGRMDTSVLIKAVAKS; encoded by the coding sequence ATGGAAAAACAACGTGTAGCATTTATTGGTTTGGGTGTAATGGGATACCCAATGGCAGGCTATTTAAGTAAAGCTGGCTACGAAACCAAAGTATACAACCGCACAAAAGCAAAAGCTGACCAGTGGGCAGAAGAATACAACGGTGTTGCCTGCGAAACACCTGCACAAGCGGCAGAAGGATGTGACATCGTATTTACTTGCGTAGGCAATGATGATGACGTTCGTAGTGTGGTTTATGGCGAAGAAGGGCTTCTGGTTGGCCTTAAACCGGGCGCGGTATTAGTCGATCACACCACGACTTCCGCAGATTTGGCTGTCGAACTGGCGGACGCTTGCACTAAGGTTGGTAATCATTTTATCGATGCCCCAGTTTCTGGTGGTCAGGCGGGTGCTGAAAATGGTGTCCTAACCATTATGTGTGGTGGTGACTCGAATGTCTTTGAACAGGTTGCGCCTGCGATGGACGTCTACGCAAAACAAATTACGTTGCTGGGTGAGAATGGCCAGGGGCAACGATGCAAAATGGTCAATCAAATCTGTATTGCCGGCGTACTGCAAGGCTTGAGTGAAGCACTTCTACTGGCTCAAAAATCTGGTTTAGATATTGAACAAGTTGTCGAAACACTGAAACATGGTGCCGCTGGGTCATGGCAAATGGAAAACCGTGCCAAGACCATGGCGCAAGATAAATTCGACTTTGGCTTCGCGATTGACTGGATGCGCAAAGATCTTGGGTTCTGCCTTAAAGAAGCTGAGCGTGTTGGTTTGCAGCTTCCGTTAACCCAAATGGTTGATCAACAATACGCTGACCTACAGCTTGACGGTCTTGGGCGTATGGATACCTCGGTACTTATCAAAGCCGTGGCTAAAAGTTAG
- a CDS encoding glutathione S-transferase family protein, with protein sequence MIKLHHLNQSRSKRIIWLLEELNVSYEVVPYIRDKVTFLAPPELKSVHPLGKSPVLEDDGEIIIESGAITEYLIEKYGDGQLAPERGTKAHTQYLQWMHFAESSAILPILLKVFVSKEPTQTEFLSGYADKETMSVLNYFEQALEEKTYLVEERLTGADIMMSFIVELVHKFGMSKHFPNIESYGNQLATHEGFSKAEQLEVKYA encoded by the coding sequence ATGATTAAACTTCACCATCTCAATCAGTCTCGCTCGAAACGCATTATCTGGTTACTTGAAGAGCTCAATGTGAGCTATGAAGTCGTACCGTATATACGTGACAAAGTGACTTTTTTGGCTCCTCCAGAGCTTAAAAGTGTACATCCACTAGGCAAGTCACCAGTTCTGGAAGATGACGGTGAAATCATCATTGAGTCAGGCGCAATTACAGAGTATCTGATCGAAAAATACGGCGATGGTCAACTTGCTCCAGAACGCGGAACGAAAGCTCATACGCAGTACTTGCAGTGGATGCACTTTGCTGAAAGCTCGGCGATTTTACCAATATTGCTGAAAGTCTTTGTAAGCAAAGAACCAACTCAAACAGAGTTCTTATCAGGCTACGCAGATAAAGAAACCATGAGTGTTTTGAATTACTTCGAGCAAGCTTTGGAAGAGAAAACCTATCTGGTAGAGGAGCGCTTAACCGGAGCAGACATCATGATGTCTTTCATCGTGGAATTGGTACATAAGTTTGGCATGAGCAAACATTTCCCTAATATTGAAAGTTATGGAAACCAACTTGCCACTCACGAGGGGTTCTCAAAAGCAGAACAGCTCGAAGTCAAATACGCTTAA
- a CDS encoding NADP-dependent oxidoreductase, producing MTDALNRRIVLASRPHGAPTTENFRLEEVAKPVPKDGEMLLRAVYLSLDPYMRGRMSDAKSYAEPVAIDDVMVAGTVCQVEVSNHPDYEAGEWVLAYTVGWQDYAISTGEMVIKLGKNPQNPSYALGVAGMPGFTAYMGLLDIGQPKPGETIVVASATGPVGSTVGQIAKLKGCRVVGIAGGEEKCRYAKEELGFDECIDHKADDFAQQLKNACDNGIDVYFENVGGKVFDAVLPLLNTNARIPVCGLISQYNATELPQGTDHLPLLMVNILTKRIKVQGFIIFDDYGHRYDEFAQDMNQWLAEGKIQYREQLVQGLENAPDAFIGLLEGKNFGKVVVQVNNPL from the coding sequence ATGACAGACGCACTTAACCGCAGAATCGTACTTGCATCACGCCCACACGGCGCACCAACAACTGAAAACTTTAGACTGGAAGAAGTGGCAAAGCCAGTACCAAAAGATGGTGAAATGTTGTTAAGAGCCGTTTACTTATCACTAGACCCATATATGCGTGGTCGCATGAGTGATGCAAAATCTTACGCAGAACCAGTTGCAATTGATGACGTAATGGTTGCAGGAACCGTGTGTCAGGTTGAAGTATCAAACCACCCAGATTACGAGGCGGGTGAATGGGTACTCGCTTACACTGTGGGTTGGCAAGACTACGCGATTTCAACCGGTGAAATGGTCATCAAGCTGGGTAAAAATCCACAAAACCCTTCGTATGCACTAGGCGTAGCAGGCATGCCTGGCTTTACGGCATACATGGGATTGCTTGATATCGGCCAGCCAAAACCAGGGGAGACTATCGTCGTTGCTTCGGCAACCGGCCCCGTTGGCTCAACGGTCGGTCAAATTGCAAAACTTAAAGGCTGTCGCGTAGTCGGTATTGCCGGTGGTGAAGAGAAATGTCGCTATGCAAAAGAAGAGTTGGGCTTCGATGAGTGTATTGATCATAAAGCCGACGATTTCGCGCAACAATTGAAAAATGCATGTGACAATGGCATCGATGTCTACTTCGAAAACGTAGGCGGCAAGGTATTCGATGCGGTACTTCCGCTGCTTAATACAAACGCCCGTATTCCTGTATGTGGTTTGATTTCTCAATACAATGCGACCGAGCTTCCACAAGGCACAGACCACCTGCCACTACTGATGGTTAACATTCTGACAAAGAGAATCAAAGTTCAAGGATTCATCATTTTTGATGACTACGGACACCGTTACGATGAATTTGCGCAAGACATGAACCAATGGTTGGCAGAAGGAAAGATCCAATACCGTGAACAACTCGTACAAGGCCTGGAAAATGCACCTGATGCGTTCATCGGTCTGCTCGAAGGAAAAAACTTCGGCAAAGTTGTTGTTCAGGTAAACAACCCTCTGTAA
- a CDS encoding TetR/AcrR family transcriptional regulator — translation MNAKTNDTRQHILEVGYELIVTRGFTSVGLSELLKTAEVPKGSFYHYFKSKEQFGEALIEAYFDRYFHKLDEIFTNTDRNGYQRLMSYFEELAKIEDHVCNANRCLLVKLSAEVSDLSEPMRLALRRGADKSIQAIADCIDVGIQDGSIANGDSALLARQLYYLWNGASLLNKLYQDQTALTQSLTYTQDLLQNTRTLS, via the coding sequence ATGAACGCAAAGACTAACGACACACGCCAACATATTCTCGAGGTCGGATACGAGTTAATCGTAACTCGAGGCTTTACGAGCGTTGGACTTTCCGAGCTTCTAAAAACGGCAGAAGTACCAAAGGGCTCGTTTTATCATTACTTTAAATCCAAAGAGCAGTTTGGTGAGGCTTTGATTGAGGCTTACTTCGATCGCTATTTCCACAAGTTAGATGAGATCTTTACCAATACTGATCGCAACGGATACCAACGTCTGATGAGCTACTTTGAGGAGTTGGCAAAAATTGAAGATCACGTATGTAATGCAAATAGATGTCTGTTAGTCAAACTTAGCGCGGAAGTTTCTGACCTTTCCGAACCAATGCGACTTGCACTACGTCGTGGAGCCGACAAATCAATTCAAGCCATCGCGGACTGTATTGATGTTGGCATTCAAGACGGATCGATTGCAAATGGTGATAGCGCTTTATTAGCAAGACAACTTTACTACCTTTGGAATGGTGCAAGCTTACTCAACAAGCTGTATCAAGATCAGACGGCACTGACGCAGAGTCTGACCTATACTCAAGATCTATTGCAGAATACACGCACTTTATCGTAA
- the yqfB gene encoding N(4)-acetylcytidine aminohydrolase — protein sequence MSSHPTTITFFEFLTPLITSGKKTITIRDESESHYIPNTEVEVFTLETNRKVCDIKILSVNPLNFDEINEFHAEQEAMELPKLKQLIREIYPDTDTLFVIEYELLKTN from the coding sequence ATGTCATCTCATCCAACAACCATCACCTTTTTTGAATTTCTGACCCCTTTGATCACATCGGGCAAAAAAACCATCACGATACGAGATGAGTCAGAAAGTCACTACATCCCAAATACCGAAGTGGAAGTCTTTACTTTAGAGACTAACCGCAAGGTCTGTGACATCAAGATCCTATCGGTAAATCCGCTTAACTTTGATGAAATCAACGAGTTCCACGCAGAACAAGAAGCCATGGAGTTACCAAAGTTGAAGCAGTTGATTAGGGAGATTTACCCTGATACTGACACACTTTTCGTTATTGAATACGAGTTGCTCAAAACAAACTAG
- a CDS encoding VanZ family protein, translating into MSSMIARISFGFVSLLTVILSLWKSSDLSHATYLNMEHYVGGSTTLHFTFSLLIGLCAVFAFPRHARPNKADTFGIRLLLCLLLIISLEEFSQLFIPNRTFSVADLSTNWSGMLLGYFAAKVWLSIRNH; encoded by the coding sequence ATGTCTTCTATGATTGCGCGCATCAGTTTTGGCTTCGTATCACTACTCACCGTCATCCTTTCCTTATGGAAAAGTTCTGATTTGAGTCATGCGACCTATCTCAATATGGAGCACTATGTCGGCGGTTCAACGACGCTCCACTTTACCTTCAGTCTGCTGATTGGCCTCTGTGCCGTATTTGCATTTCCCCGCCATGCCAGACCAAACAAAGCAGATACTTTTGGAATTCGCCTTTTGCTGTGTCTGCTGTTAATAATTTCACTCGAGGAGTTTAGTCAGCTTTTTATCCCCAACCGCACATTTAGCGTTGCGGATCTCAGTACCAACTGGAGCGGCATGTTACTTGGTTACTTTGCCGCTAAGGTATGGCTTAGCATACGAAATCACTAA
- a CDS encoding oligosaccharide flippase family protein, whose protein sequence is MFHAFQQKRLSAPSEQKSLFSLGLKTALTRVFSALFAFLLAVMVSRTTDASIAGQFFFLFNLVSLTAIISQLGFDVALVRYNAIAFNSHNAQQQSDNYKTALSRSFAFCVPAGLAIFAGFYLFPETVNQTNAPLPAVALALLCVPFLVLGQTNSRVLQASKKVVSSLFALQLGVSMLMVFAIAALAMFGLQSLNYLMAALLLTCVIVATTSTTNWVRSGQFRKPTSTPNLQLTASAKQVWIGSIFNNVLQWGSLVIAGFFISASEIGLLAAAQRTSLLIGFVLITINFVVAPMFASLYKEGEMDKLRNLSRMACRMNIAAALIPVLICTLYPVFVLNFFGEEFVAAAPLLVVLSLGQLVNVATGSVGFLLLMSGHEKTMKYITIGSGTISILLLLVLCHIHGVIGAAWAMAIGMAIQNLAALYFVKRYLGFFPVG, encoded by the coding sequence ATGTTTCACGCCTTTCAACAAAAAAGACTGTCTGCGCCCAGCGAACAAAAAAGCTTGTTCTCACTTGGCTTAAAAACCGCGCTTACCCGAGTGTTCAGCGCATTGTTTGCATTTTTGCTTGCAGTCATGGTGTCCCGAACCACAGATGCCTCGATAGCGGGTCAGTTTTTCTTCTTATTTAATCTGGTATCACTGACCGCGATTATTTCTCAGTTGGGCTTTGACGTGGCTTTGGTGAGATACAACGCCATAGCCTTTAACAGTCACAATGCTCAGCAACAAAGCGATAATTACAAAACAGCGTTATCCCGAAGCTTCGCATTTTGCGTCCCGGCCGGACTGGCCATTTTTGCCGGATTCTATCTATTCCCCGAGACAGTCAATCAGACCAATGCCCCACTACCAGCCGTTGCACTCGCGTTACTCTGTGTTCCTTTCTTAGTACTTGGACAAACCAATAGCCGAGTCTTGCAAGCGAGCAAAAAAGTGGTCTCTTCGCTATTCGCTTTGCAATTGGGTGTGAGTATGCTGATGGTGTTTGCCATTGCTGCTTTAGCCATGTTTGGCTTGCAAAGTCTTAACTATCTCATGGCCGCTCTACTGCTAACATGCGTGATTGTTGCCACGACATCGACAACAAACTGGGTGAGATCGGGGCAATTTCGCAAACCAACGTCAACGCCTAATCTCCAACTGACGGCTTCAGCCAAACAAGTCTGGATTGGGAGCATATTTAACAACGTTCTTCAGTGGGGAAGCCTCGTCATCGCAGGGTTCTTCATTTCAGCTTCAGAGATTGGCTTGTTAGCCGCAGCCCAACGGACCTCACTATTGATCGGCTTTGTGTTAATCACTATTAACTTTGTCGTCGCTCCAATGTTTGCGTCACTTTACAAAGAAGGTGAGATGGACAAATTACGCAATTTGAGCCGGATGGCCTGTCGAATGAACATTGCAGCCGCATTAATTCCAGTGTTGATTTGTACACTGTACCCTGTATTTGTACTGAATTTTTTTGGCGAAGAGTTTGTCGCTGCCGCGCCTCTTCTTGTGGTGCTGTCCCTCGGTCAATTGGTCAACGTTGCCACTGGCTCGGTCGGGTTTCTGCTTTTAATGAGCGGACATGAAAAAACAATGAAATACATCACCATTGGCTCTGGAACCATCTCGATTTTGCTGCTGCTCGTCTTGTGCCACATTCACGGTGTTATTGGCGCAGCTTGGGCTATGGCAATCGGAATGGCGATACAGAACCTTGCCGCACTGTACTTTGTTAAACGATATTTGGGATTCTTTCCGGTAGGCTAA
- a CDS encoding glycosyltransferase — MKRVLHITESFGGGVQTALYSYTHSSRHEPYQHFLVARARENDLTNDSGHNVFSRVQWVKGGLLQFIKDANKTIDEVKPDIVHLHSSKAGFLGRFLRLNNARLVYTPHCYAFEREDISGFARQLYKTLERLRLDRIDIVAGCSQRECDLAISIGAKQAELLNNYVSYQSEERESRDKAAALKLVVLGRVAPQKDPQFLIDTLSHLDVATLNRQFEITWIGGGDQELEQRLKDQGVHVTGMLPRSEVMKKLKASDIYLHTAAWEGMPLTILEAAKLHLPMVIRKIGATEALNYPFLAQTPQEMAKQLTHCINHYHDIDFGQYTTELNDTFSEEKQRLALNSIYR, encoded by the coding sequence ATGAAAAGAGTACTGCATATAACCGAATCTTTTGGTGGTGGTGTTCAAACGGCACTTTACAGTTACACGCACTCTTCCCGCCATGAACCTTATCAGCATTTTCTGGTTGCCAGAGCTCGCGAAAATGATTTAACCAATGACAGCGGCCACAATGTATTTTCACGTGTTCAATGGGTAAAGGGTGGACTGCTGCAATTCATCAAAGATGCGAATAAAACAATCGATGAAGTCAAACCAGATATTGTCCACCTACACTCGAGCAAAGCAGGCTTTTTGGGGCGTTTTTTGCGACTCAACAACGCACGATTAGTTTACACGCCCCACTGCTACGCATTTGAGCGGGAGGATATTTCAGGCTTTGCTCGACAACTCTATAAAACGTTAGAGCGCTTGCGATTAGATAGAATCGATATCGTAGCGGGATGCAGCCAACGTGAATGTGACTTAGCCATCAGCATCGGCGCCAAGCAGGCTGAGTTACTTAATAACTACGTATCTTATCAAAGTGAAGAGCGCGAAAGCCGAGATAAAGCCGCCGCATTAAAACTGGTGGTACTTGGCCGGGTCGCACCTCAGAAAGACCCTCAGTTTCTGATTGATACTCTTTCCCACCTTGATGTTGCGACACTCAATCGTCAGTTTGAGATCACCTGGATTGGTGGTGGCGACCAAGAGCTTGAACAGCGTTTAAAAGACCAAGGCGTACACGTGACTGGCATGCTTCCTCGTAGTGAAGTTATGAAGAAATTAAAAGCGTCGGATATTTATCTGCACACTGCCGCTTGGGAAGGCATGCCACTAACGATTCTCGAGGCCGCTAAGCTGCATCTCCCAATGGTTATTCGCAAGATTGGCGCGACAGAAGCTCTGAACTATCCATTTTTGGCGCAAACGCCGCAAGAAATGGCAAAACAGCTGACCCACTGTATCAACCACTATCACGATATTGATTTTGGCCAATACACGACTGAATTGAACGACACATTCAGTGAAGAAAAGCAGCGTCTCGCTTTAAATAGCATCTACCGTTAG